Proteins from a single region of Luteolibacter arcticus:
- the glmS gene encoding glutamine--fructose-6-phosphate transaminase (isomerizing): MCGIVGYIGKASAPSVLISGLRRLEYRGYDSAGMAILEDGSIVVSKAPGKVSALNDKAHADWPAERFVKSSTGIAHTRWATHGPPTEANAHPHLDESGDIALVHNGIIENYRSLRTRLEGKGHHFYSETDTEVLAHLIGDRYKGDLFQAVCDALSQVEGTFGIAVISAKEPGKIITARRGSPIAIGVGEGETIVASDASAIIAHTRQVIYLEDNDIAIVTADNVDIRDLHQVPVTREVNELGFDAAAAEKGGFEHFMLKEIHEQPDSLRNAIRGRLDFNLGSSVLSGMGTSPRDLAEIQRVVLVGCGTSLHAGLVGEYAFEDMADIHAEVQQAAEFRYRNPIIGSRDLVVAISQSGETADTLAAVREANQKGAFVMGLCNVVGSTIARETGRGVYLHAGPEISVASTKAFTCQVAVMLMMALKLGRGRRFSRDEGMKFARAIEAIPELVQRVIEQSDKIAAIAERYAHNEHAFFIGRGPMYPVALEGALKLKEISYIHAEGYHAAELKHGPIALLTEGTPVVALANDIPGKDKTLGNVEECRARGARILGIVTEGDHEAAEAMDDVIEVPACHPLVSTIPTTVALQLLAYHIANKRGCEIDQPRNLAKSVTVE, translated from the coding sequence ATGTGCGGCATCGTCGGATACATCGGTAAAGCTTCCGCTCCCAGCGTTCTCATCAGTGGCCTGCGCCGGCTTGAATACCGGGGCTACGATTCCGCGGGCATGGCCATTCTTGAAGACGGCTCGATCGTCGTCAGCAAGGCGCCAGGGAAAGTCTCGGCGCTCAATGACAAGGCCCATGCCGATTGGCCGGCGGAGCGCTTTGTGAAGTCGTCCACCGGTATCGCTCACACGCGTTGGGCGACTCATGGCCCGCCGACCGAGGCGAATGCGCACCCGCATCTCGATGAGTCCGGGGACATCGCGCTGGTCCACAATGGGATCATTGAGAACTACCGGTCGTTGCGCACGCGGCTGGAAGGGAAGGGGCATCATTTCTACTCGGAGACCGATACGGAGGTGCTGGCGCATCTGATTGGTGATCGCTACAAGGGTGACCTTTTCCAAGCGGTTTGCGACGCGTTGAGCCAGGTGGAGGGCACGTTCGGGATTGCGGTGATCTCGGCGAAGGAGCCGGGTAAGATCATCACTGCGCGTCGTGGGAGTCCGATTGCCATCGGCGTGGGGGAAGGGGAGACCATTGTGGCGTCCGATGCTTCGGCGATCATCGCGCATACGCGGCAGGTGATTTATTTGGAGGACAATGACATCGCGATCGTCACTGCCGACAACGTCGATATCCGCGACCTGCATCAGGTGCCGGTCACGCGCGAGGTGAATGAGCTCGGCTTCGATGCGGCGGCGGCGGAGAAGGGCGGTTTCGAGCATTTCATGCTGAAGGAAATCCATGAGCAGCCGGATTCCCTGCGCAATGCGATCCGCGGTCGTTTGGATTTCAATCTGGGTTCGTCGGTGCTGTCGGGCATGGGGACCTCGCCGCGCGATCTCGCGGAGATCCAGCGGGTGGTGCTCGTGGGTTGCGGGACCTCGCTGCATGCGGGTCTGGTGGGTGAGTATGCCTTTGAGGACATGGCGGATATTCACGCCGAGGTCCAACAGGCAGCCGAGTTCCGCTATCGGAATCCGATCATTGGTAGCCGCGATCTGGTGGTGGCGATCTCGCAGTCCGGTGAAACGGCGGACACCTTGGCGGCTGTTCGGGAGGCGAACCAGAAGGGTGCCTTCGTGATGGGGCTGTGCAATGTGGTCGGCTCGACCATCGCGCGGGAAACCGGGCGTGGCGTCTATTTGCACGCGGGTCCGGAGATCTCGGTCGCCTCGACGAAGGCCTTTACTTGCCAAGTGGCTGTCATGCTGATGATGGCGCTGAAGCTTGGCCGGGGCCGCCGTTTCTCGCGCGACGAGGGGATGAAGTTCGCCAGGGCCATCGAGGCGATTCCGGAGCTGGTGCAGAGGGTGATCGAGCAGAGCGACAAGATCGCGGCCATCGCGGAGCGTTACGCGCACAATGAACATGCGTTCTTCATCGGCCGCGGCCCGATGTATCCCGTTGCGTTGGAAGGTGCGCTCAAGCTGAAGGAGATCTCTTATATTCACGCGGAGGGCTACCACGCGGCGGAGTTGAAGCACGGGCCGATTGCTTTGCTCACCGAGGGCACGCCAGTGGTTGCCCTTGCGAATGACATTCCGGGTAAGGACAAGACTCTCGGTAATGTGGAGGAGTGCCGGGCACGTGGCGCGAGGATTCTGGGCATCGTGACGGAAGGAGATCACGAGGCGGCGGAGGCGATGGACGATGTGATCGAGGTTCCGGCTTGCCATCCGCTGGTGAGCACGATTCCGACGACGGTGGCGCTGCAGTTGCTGGCTTATCACATCGCGAACAAGCGCGGGTGTGAGATTGATCAGCCGCGGAATCTGGCGAAGAGCGTGACGGTGGAGTGA
- a CDS encoding ABC transporter ATP-binding protein, translating to MISLRQLTKRFGTQTAVDALTLDIPAGQIVGLLGPNGAGKSTTLKMLTGLLIPTSGSATICGHDLLQDPMGVKRNVGFVPDSGAVFESLTGLEYLEMVAALYGIPAEAARERIRQFIAFFDLSFETLTDKLLGAYSKGMRRKVVITAALLHNPPVVFFDEPLDGLDANAAVGFKALIQTLAREGKAIVYSSHILDVVERVCDRVIIIDQGKVKVDGEPAELVRQHEARSLEQLFTSLTGGHDLERKAEDFARTFRP from the coding sequence ATGATCTCCCTCCGCCAGCTCACCAAGCGCTTCGGCACGCAAACCGCGGTCGATGCCCTCACCCTCGATATCCCCGCGGGTCAAATCGTCGGACTGTTAGGGCCGAACGGCGCAGGGAAATCGACGACACTCAAGATGCTCACCGGGCTGCTCATTCCCACGTCCGGCAGCGCGACGATCTGCGGGCATGACCTGCTGCAGGACCCCATGGGCGTAAAGCGCAATGTCGGCTTCGTGCCGGACTCGGGTGCCGTCTTCGAGTCGCTGACCGGCCTGGAGTATCTGGAGATGGTCGCAGCTCTCTACGGCATCCCGGCGGAAGCGGCGCGCGAGCGGATCCGGCAGTTTATCGCCTTCTTCGACCTGAGCTTTGAGACGCTGACCGACAAGCTGCTCGGCGCGTATTCCAAGGGCATGCGGCGCAAGGTGGTCATCACCGCAGCCCTGCTGCACAACCCTCCGGTGGTCTTCTTCGACGAGCCGCTCGACGGCCTCGATGCGAACGCCGCGGTCGGCTTCAAGGCGCTGATCCAGACCCTCGCCCGCGAGGGCAAGGCGATCGTGTATAGCTCCCACATCCTCGACGTGGTGGAGCGCGTCTGCGACCGGGTCATCATCATCGACCAAGGGAAGGTGAAAGTGGATGGCGAGCCGGCGGAGTTGGTGAGGCAACACGAAGCCCGTTCGCTGGAGCAGCTCTTCACCAGCCTGACCGGTGGCCACGACCTCGAGCGCAAGGCGGAGGACTTCGCGCGAACCTTCCGGCCGTGA
- a CDS encoding MBOAT family O-acyltransferase, translated as MIFNSYTFLLVFLPLTLLVFSLLRRFVPRAAFAWLVLTSLAFYGVWNPDPAHGWSPKYILLILGSCAGNYFIGRFLTSHRGTPKGKFALAAGITTNLVLLGYYKYAGFLAVIATKLSGWPGAIPPIILPLAISFFTFLQIAYLVDAWRGQTKEYKFTDYLLFVTFFPHLIAGPLVHHKEMMPQFKRRPGRTRFWVNFSVGIALLILGLFKKVVIADNLAPIATNLFDLAATGERPLTFGEAWVAAITYGLQLYFDFSGYSDMALGAARFFGIRFPLNFHSPYKAVSVVDFWRRWHMTLSRFLRDYLYIPLGGNRKGPIRRYVNLFLTMLLGGLWHGAGWTFVIWGALHGLYLCLNHAWFGFRKKMGWKPMPKPLAILLTFVAVLISWVPFRAGTYEIMGGIGGGDKAMAATREILGAMFGMNGFQGWPDRSAYVVKDSHAVRACLILLIVWFLPNTQQFLRRYQPALDPSQVMDDRPGVRRWWEFRPNAAWAIGLVLLLAGVLYQFDKLSEFIYFQF; from the coding sequence GTGATTTTCAATTCCTATACCTTTCTCCTGGTTTTCCTGCCGCTGACCTTGCTGGTGTTCTCGCTCCTGCGGCGCTTCGTCCCCCGCGCGGCCTTCGCCTGGCTGGTGCTCACCTCGCTGGCCTTCTACGGCGTGTGGAACCCGGACCCGGCCCATGGCTGGTCGCCGAAATACATCCTGCTCATCCTCGGTTCCTGCGCGGGCAATTATTTCATCGGGCGCTTCCTCACCAGCCACCGCGGCACCCCGAAGGGGAAATTCGCCCTGGCCGCGGGCATCACCACCAATCTCGTCCTGCTCGGCTACTACAAGTATGCCGGCTTCCTCGCCGTCATCGCCACCAAGCTCAGCGGCTGGCCCGGCGCGATCCCGCCCATCATCCTGCCGCTGGCGATCTCGTTCTTCACTTTCCTGCAGATCGCCTACCTGGTGGACGCATGGCGCGGACAAACCAAGGAGTACAAGTTCACCGACTACCTCCTCTTCGTAACCTTCTTCCCCCATCTCATCGCGGGGCCGCTGGTGCACCACAAGGAGATGATGCCGCAGTTCAAGCGGCGGCCGGGGCGGACCCGCTTCTGGGTGAACTTCTCGGTCGGGATCGCCCTTCTGATCCTCGGCCTCTTCAAAAAGGTCGTCATCGCTGACAACCTCGCCCCGATCGCCACCAATCTCTTCGACCTCGCCGCCACCGGCGAACGGCCGCTGACCTTCGGGGAAGCCTGGGTGGCCGCGATCACCTACGGGCTCCAGCTCTACTTCGACTTCTCCGGCTACTCGGACATGGCGCTCGGTGCGGCGCGCTTCTTCGGCATCCGCTTCCCGCTGAATTTCCACTCGCCTTACAAGGCGGTCTCGGTGGTCGATTTCTGGCGGCGCTGGCACATGACCCTGTCCCGCTTCCTGCGCGACTACCTCTACATCCCCCTCGGCGGCAACCGGAAGGGCCCAATCCGCCGCTATGTGAATCTCTTCCTCACCATGCTCCTCGGCGGTCTCTGGCACGGAGCCGGCTGGACCTTCGTCATCTGGGGAGCCCTCCACGGCCTCTACCTGTGCCTGAATCACGCGTGGTTCGGCTTCCGCAAGAAGATGGGCTGGAAGCCGATGCCGAAGCCGCTGGCGATCCTGCTCACCTTCGTGGCCGTGCTCATTTCCTGGGTTCCTTTCCGCGCCGGCACCTATGAAATCATGGGTGGGATTGGCGGAGGGGACAAGGCCATGGCCGCCACCCGCGAGATCCTCGGTGCGATGTTCGGCATGAATGGCTTCCAAGGCTGGCCGGACCGCAGCGCCTACGTGGTGAAGGACAGCCACGCCGTGCGCGCCTGCCTGATCCTGTTAATCGTCTGGTTCCTGCCGAATACCCAGCAATTCCTCCGCCGCTACCAACCGGCGCTCGATCCTTCCCAAGTCATGGACGACCGTCCCGGCGTCCGCCGCTGGTGGGAATTCCGGCCGAATGCCGCCTGGGCCATCGGCCTGGTGCTGCTCCTCGCCGGCGTCCTCTACCAATTCGACAAGCTCAGCGAGTTCATCTACTTCCAATTCTAA
- the tal gene encoding transaldolase, translating into MSATQLDQLKQFTTVVADTGDFESMKAYKPQDATTNPSLILQAAAKPEYKHLVDKAVAEHKGSELTGDALVESIIDRILILFGLEILKIVPGRVSTEVDARLSFDTEGTLAKAHQLIAAYEKEGISKDRILIKIASTWEGIKAAEVLEKEGIHCNLTLLFSFAQAVACAEAGVQLISPFVGRILDWYKASTGQTYEGDEDPGVISVKQIYTYYKKFGYKTEVMGASFRNTGEITSLAGCDLLTISPGLLAELAASTEPLERRLSPEASASAELEKVTFDEKAFRFALNEDAMATEKTAHGIRAFSADIVKLEKLVQGLL; encoded by the coding sequence ATGAGCGCCACGCAACTCGATCAACTCAAGCAGTTCACCACCGTCGTCGCCGACACCGGCGATTTCGAGTCGATGAAGGCCTACAAGCCGCAGGACGCGACCACCAATCCCTCGCTGATCCTCCAGGCCGCCGCGAAGCCGGAATACAAGCACCTCGTGGACAAGGCCGTGGCCGAGCACAAGGGCTCCGAGCTCACCGGCGACGCGCTCGTCGAGTCGATCATCGACCGCATCCTCATCCTCTTCGGCCTGGAGATCCTCAAGATCGTCCCCGGCCGCGTTTCGACCGAGGTCGATGCCCGCCTCTCGTTCGACACCGAAGGCACCCTCGCCAAGGCCCATCAGCTCATCGCCGCCTACGAAAAGGAAGGCATCTCCAAGGACCGCATCCTCATCAAGATCGCCTCCACTTGGGAAGGCATCAAGGCCGCCGAGGTCCTTGAGAAGGAAGGCATCCACTGCAATCTCACCCTGCTCTTCTCCTTCGCCCAGGCCGTCGCCTGCGCCGAAGCCGGCGTGCAGCTCATCTCGCCCTTCGTCGGCCGTATCCTCGACTGGTACAAGGCCTCCACCGGCCAGACCTACGAGGGCGATGAAGATCCGGGCGTGATCTCCGTGAAGCAGATCTACACCTACTACAAGAAGTTCGGCTACAAGACCGAGGTGATGGGCGCCTCCTTCCGCAATACCGGCGAAATCACCAGCCTCGCCGGCTGCGACCTGCTCACCATCAGCCCCGGCCTGCTCGCCGAGCTTGCCGCCTCGACCGAACCGCTTGAGCGCCGCCTTTCGCCGGAAGCCTCTGCCTCCGCCGAACTGGAGAAAGTCACCTTCGATGAGAAGGCCTTCCGCTTCGCGCTCAACGAGGACGCCATGGCGACCGAAAAGACCGCCCACGGCATCCGCGCCTTCTCGGCCGACATCGTGAAGCTGGAGAAGCTCGTCCAAGGGCTGCTCTAA
- the glmM gene encoding phosphoglucosamine mutase, translating into MKLFGTDGIRGKANEFPITPEVALRAGKAVAQVLRSSGHNRNRVVIGKDTRISGYMLETALTAGLVSMGMDVLLPGPLPTPAIAHLTKSMGAAAGIMLTASHNPYEDNGLKIFGPDGYKLSDALEEIIERHILGDEPEPRPMSPEKIGKAYRIDDARGRYIEFAKHTADNISLHGLKIVVDCGHGAAYFIAPLIFKELGAEVIKHGCEPDGININDKCGALYPETAGELVRQHGADLGISFDGDADRVIFTDATGTPVSGDRILALSALSLHEQGKLRGNRMACTVMSNLGLHEAMRRAGIEVLTTPVGDRNVIEALREKGGSFGGENSGHLIFADHATTGDGILSALQVLRVMKEKKATLAELAACMREFPQELVNLKVAAKPPLATLPGLQKLMNEADAAFGDAGRHLIRYSGTENKIRILVEHRDADSVDEWIGKFTEAVKEDIGVPA; encoded by the coding sequence ATGAAGCTTTTCGGCACCGACGGCATCCGCGGCAAGGCGAACGAATTCCCGATCACCCCCGAAGTGGCGCTCCGGGCGGGCAAGGCGGTGGCGCAGGTATTGCGCTCGTCGGGCCACAATCGCAATCGCGTGGTGATCGGCAAGGACACCCGCATTTCCGGCTACATGCTGGAGACGGCGCTGACCGCTGGCCTCGTCTCGATGGGGATGGATGTGCTGCTGCCCGGCCCGCTGCCGACTCCGGCGATCGCGCATCTGACGAAGTCGATGGGTGCTGCCGCGGGGATCATGCTGACGGCTTCGCACAATCCGTATGAGGACAACGGCCTGAAGATCTTCGGGCCGGATGGCTACAAGCTTTCCGATGCGCTGGAGGAGATCATCGAGCGACACATTCTGGGCGATGAGCCCGAGCCGCGCCCGATGTCGCCGGAGAAGATCGGCAAGGCTTACCGGATCGATGATGCGCGGGGTCGCTACATTGAGTTCGCGAAGCACACGGCGGATAACATCTCGCTGCATGGGCTGAAGATCGTGGTCGATTGCGGGCACGGTGCTGCGTATTTCATCGCGCCGCTGATCTTCAAGGAGCTGGGTGCAGAGGTCATCAAGCACGGCTGCGAGCCGGACGGCATCAATATCAATGACAAGTGCGGCGCGCTTTATCCGGAGACGGCTGGTGAGCTGGTCCGACAGCATGGCGCGGACTTGGGGATTTCCTTCGATGGCGATGCGGACCGGGTGATCTTCACGGATGCAACAGGCACGCCGGTTTCAGGCGACCGCATTCTCGCGCTCTCCGCGCTTTCGCTTCATGAGCAGGGCAAGCTCCGCGGCAACCGGATGGCCTGCACGGTGATGAGCAATCTGGGCCTGCACGAGGCGATGCGTCGTGCTGGGATCGAGGTGCTCACGACGCCGGTGGGTGACCGCAATGTGATCGAGGCGCTGCGTGAGAAGGGTGGCTCTTTCGGTGGTGAGAACTCGGGGCACCTGATCTTCGCCGACCATGCGACGACGGGGGATGGCATTCTCAGTGCGCTGCAGGTGCTGCGCGTGATGAAGGAGAAAAAGGCGACGCTTGCCGAGCTCGCCGCGTGCATGCGCGAGTTCCCGCAAGAACTGGTCAATCTCAAGGTGGCTGCCAAGCCGCCGCTTGCCACCTTGCCCGGCCTGCAGAAGCTCATGAACGAGGCCGACGCGGCCTTCGGCGATGCTGGCCGCCATCTCATCCGCTACTCGGGCACGGAGAACAAGATCCGCATCCTGGTCGAGCACCGCGACGCCGACAGCGTGGACGAGTGGATCGGCAAGTTCACCGAGGCGGTGAAGGAGGATATTGGGGTGCCGGCGTGA
- a CDS encoding SMP-30/gluconolactonase/LRE family protein, which translates to MKAVFLLALIPSLVSAQESIERLDPALDAILDPAAKIETLCKGFDWAEGPVWDEKEKRLLFSDVPRNTIYQWKEGDTEATVFMKPSGYTGVAPYGSEPGSNGLAMDEKGQLYCCEHGDRRVSYLTPGGGKRTLADNFNGKRFNSPNDLAIARNGDVYFTDPPYGMPGREKDAQFRELPFHGVYRVTPQGVVSLLTRDLDRPNGVALSPDNKTLYVAQSHGPAPIIMAYPLKPDGSTEGGKVFFNCKELKGPGSPDGIKVDAKGNVFSTGPGGCLIFNPEGMLLGRILCGRPTANVAFGENGTRLYLTSDDRLLRVSLKQ; encoded by the coding sequence ATGAAAGCCGTCTTCCTTCTCGCCCTCATTCCTTCGCTCGTGTCCGCGCAGGAAAGCATCGAACGACTCGATCCCGCGCTGGATGCCATCCTTGACCCGGCGGCGAAGATTGAGACCTTGTGCAAGGGCTTTGATTGGGCGGAGGGGCCGGTGTGGGATGAGAAGGAGAAGCGCCTGCTGTTTTCCGATGTGCCGCGCAATACGATCTATCAGTGGAAGGAGGGCGATACGGAGGCGACGGTCTTCATGAAGCCATCCGGCTACACCGGCGTCGCGCCGTATGGCAGCGAGCCCGGCTCGAATGGCCTGGCGATGGATGAAAAGGGCCAGCTCTACTGCTGCGAGCACGGCGACCGCCGCGTTTCCTATCTCACGCCCGGCGGTGGCAAGCGGACGCTGGCAGACAATTTCAACGGCAAGCGCTTCAACTCGCCGAACGACCTCGCCATCGCCCGCAATGGGGACGTGTATTTCACCGATCCGCCGTATGGCATGCCGGGCCGGGAGAAGGACGCGCAGTTCCGGGAGCTGCCGTTCCATGGCGTCTATCGCGTCACGCCGCAGGGCGTGGTCTCGCTGCTGACCCGCGACCTCGACCGGCCGAATGGGGTGGCGCTTTCGCCGGACAACAAGACGCTCTACGTCGCCCAATCGCATGGGCCCGCGCCGATCATCATGGCCTATCCGCTCAAGCCCGATGGCTCGACCGAGGGCGGCAAGGTCTTCTTCAATTGCAAGGAACTCAAAGGTCCCGGATCGCCGGATGGCATCAAGGTGGATGCGAAGGGCAACGTCTTCTCGACCGGGCCTGGCGGGTGCCTGATCTTCAATCCGGAGGGCATGCTGTTAGGCCGGATCCTGTGCGGGCGGCCGACCGCTAACGTGGCTTTCGGGGAGAATGGCACGCGGCTTTATCTCACCTCCGATGACCGATTGCTGCGGGTCTCGCTGAAGCAATAG
- a CDS encoding glycosyltransferase, with product MILGRAFCRLAAFTRPASLRGVIRVCHVLASVGEKGGLEKNVIELANRQAALGHAVSAVADETMRPHFDPAVNFLAHPMGGGRLNPFNLVALRGKILSTRPQIVHAHANKAGAMVRSVRRFLPGIKRVATVQNIKRSARPFRDYDAVITASAQVRDSLGGIPATVIWNSIAPPPPGTREAALATNPPFLGGPEPVFCTVGRLVPAKGMDLLLEAMAQVPGFKLWLVGEGLQRPQLEEIIGRHGLSDRVWMAGHRDDAVGLMGCAELFIVASRNEGGPYTLAEALHMKVPSISTKVGFAPEFLPAEALMETHSVPELVRGLKHALADLAGLKARLAPSFELVANEVTLDAMTAKVIGVYERVLG from the coding sequence GTGATCCTCGGCCGGGCGTTTTGTCGCTTGGCAGCTTTCACCCGCCCGGCCAGCCTCCGCGGCGTGATCCGCGTCTGTCACGTCCTCGCCAGCGTCGGCGAAAAGGGCGGCCTTGAGAAAAATGTCATCGAACTCGCCAACCGGCAGGCCGCCCTCGGCCATGCCGTCAGCGCGGTGGCCGACGAGACGATGCGGCCGCACTTCGATCCCGCGGTGAATTTCCTGGCCCACCCGATGGGCGGCGGGCGGCTCAACCCCTTCAACCTGGTGGCGCTGCGCGGTAAAATCCTCTCGACCCGGCCGCAAATCGTCCACGCGCACGCGAACAAGGCCGGGGCGATGGTGCGCTCGGTGCGGCGGTTTTTGCCGGGGATCAAGCGCGTCGCGACGGTCCAGAACATCAAGCGCAGCGCCCGGCCGTTCCGGGACTACGACGCGGTGATCACCGCGTCGGCGCAGGTGCGGGACTCGCTCGGCGGCATTCCCGCAACCGTGATCTGGAACTCGATCGCCCCGCCGCCGCCCGGCACCCGCGAGGCGGCGCTGGCGACTAATCCGCCCTTCCTCGGCGGACCGGAGCCGGTCTTCTGCACCGTCGGCCGACTGGTTCCGGCGAAGGGCATGGACCTGCTGCTGGAAGCGATGGCGCAGGTGCCCGGCTTCAAGCTGTGGCTGGTGGGGGAGGGGCTGCAGCGCCCGCAGCTTGAGGAGATTATTGGCCGCCATGGGCTGAGCGACCGTGTGTGGATGGCGGGCCATCGAGATGACGCGGTGGGTCTGATGGGCTGCGCGGAGCTGTTCATCGTCGCCTCCCGCAATGAGGGCGGTCCTTACACGTTGGCGGAGGCGCTGCACATGAAGGTGCCCAGCATTTCCACGAAGGTGGGATTTGCGCCCGAGTTTCTGCCGGCCGAGGCGCTGATGGAGACGCATTCGGTGCCGGAGTTGGTCCGAGGATTGAAGCACGCGCTGGCGGATCTAGCCGGACTGAAGGCGCGGCTTGCTCCGTCGTTCGAACTTGTCGCGAACGAGGTCACGCTTGATGCGATGACGGCGAAGGTGATCGGGGTTTATGAGCGGGTGCTGGGGTGA
- a CDS encoding DapH/DapD/GlmU-related protein, with the protein MPLFTTRAIEDFPIGNILLRDHHAAFAVEGLRTHLHAWLTAEDMALLSPTTPTLVDERRTPLAWFGDVPDAAKAIVANSSFLIVHPWDLLRANEHFVGALSSPKIEGDIHPNAVIEGVVHLGAGSRILPGVFIEGNVIIGANCKIGPNCYIRGSTSIGDKCHVGNAVEIKNSIMLSGTNVGHLSYVGDSVLGEKVNFGAGTVTSNLRHDGKNHRTEVDGSLVDTGRRKFGCIVGDGVHTGINTSIYPGRKLWPGASTRPGEIVQRDVVSNLQ; encoded by the coding sequence ATGCCCCTTTTCACCACACGCGCCATCGAGGACTTTCCGATCGGGAATATCCTGCTCCGTGATCATCATGCTGCCTTTGCTGTCGAAGGCTTGCGGACGCATCTGCATGCTTGGCTGACGGCGGAGGACATGGCGCTGCTTTCGCCGACCACGCCGACGTTGGTGGATGAACGCCGCACGCCGCTTGCGTGGTTCGGCGATGTCCCGGATGCGGCAAAGGCGATCGTGGCGAACTCGTCCTTTCTGATCGTTCATCCGTGGGACCTGCTGCGGGCGAATGAGCATTTCGTTGGCGCGCTTTCCTCACCGAAGATCGAAGGGGACATTCATCCGAATGCGGTGATTGAAGGAGTCGTCCACCTTGGGGCGGGGTCGAGGATTTTGCCGGGTGTTTTCATCGAGGGCAATGTGATCATCGGCGCGAACTGCAAGATCGGTCCGAACTGTTACATCCGCGGGTCCACTTCGATTGGCGACAAGTGCCACGTTGGCAACGCGGTCGAGATCAAGAACTCGATCATGCTTTCCGGCACCAATGTCGGGCACCTCAGCTACGTCGGCGATTCCGTGCTTGGGGAGAAGGTGAACTTCGGCGCGGGCACGGTGACCTCGAACCTGCGGCACGATGGTAAGAACCACCGCACCGAGGTCGATGGTTCTCTTGTCGATACCGGCCGCCGCAAGTTTGGCTGCATCGTCGGCGATGGCGTTCACACGGGCATTAATACTTCCATCTATCCCGGCCGGAAACTCTGGCCCGGTGCTAGCACCCGTCCGGGTGAGATCGTCCAGCGTGACGTCGTGAGCAATCTCCAATAA
- a CDS encoding methyltransferase domain-containing protein gives MIHTDTTGADVASHYDELDPFYRRLWGEHVHHGLWETGRESPLEAVAQLSRHVAIRAEIKAGQRVCDVGCGYGATARLLAADYGARVTGITISPKQHAAAASAGGAEFVLGDWLENDFPTASLDAVIAIESTEHLPDVARGIAEMARVLVPGGRLVICAWMAGPAPRAWERRQLLEPICREGRLIGMGNEADYRRWLADAGLELQTVEDISRKVRRTWPICIRRTISAFFRDAELRRYLLDDHERNRIFAVTLVRIWIAYLTGALHYTVFTAMKPAGSAEFIPLGR, from the coding sequence ATGATCCACACTGACACCACCGGCGCCGACGTGGCCTCGCACTACGATGAGTTGGACCCGTTCTACCGCCGACTGTGGGGCGAGCACGTCCACCATGGCTTGTGGGAAACCGGCCGCGAATCCCCCCTTGAAGCAGTGGCCCAGCTCAGCCGTCATGTGGCAATCCGAGCGGAGATCAAGGCTGGCCAGCGGGTGTGCGACGTCGGCTGCGGCTATGGGGCAACCGCCCGGTTGCTCGCCGCGGACTACGGGGCGCGGGTCACCGGCATCACCATTTCCCCAAAGCAGCACGCCGCCGCTGCCTCTGCCGGGGGCGCGGAATTCGTGCTCGGGGATTGGCTGGAGAATGACTTCCCCACCGCAAGCTTGGACGCGGTGATCGCGATCGAAAGCACCGAGCACCTGCCCGATGTGGCACGCGGCATCGCGGAAATGGCCCGCGTGCTGGTGCCCGGCGGGCGACTGGTGATCTGCGCGTGGATGGCAGGACCGGCACCGCGGGCATGGGAGCGGCGGCAGCTGTTAGAGCCGATCTGCCGCGAGGGCCGTCTCATCGGCATGGGAAATGAAGCCGACTACCGGCGCTGGCTCGCGGACGCCGGACTGGAATTGCAGACCGTCGAGGACATCAGCCGCAAGGTCCGCCGCACCTGGCCGATCTGCATCCGCCGCACGATCTCGGCCTTCTTTCGCGATGCAGAGCTGCGGCGCTACCTCTTAGACGACCACGAGCGCAACCGCATCTTCGCCGTCACGCTCGTGCGGATCTGGATCGCCTACCTCACCGGCGCACTGCACTACACCGTCTTCACGGCGATGAAGCCCGCTGGGAGCGCGGAATTCATTCCGCTTGGACGGTAG
- a CDS encoding DUF6985 domain-containing protein has product MSSDPDRLDQPPFPPLKWDDCDWWDGEIDLAFGASAGLTVTPYDPSVSRLPSSAQAAALEFQIKNGDRVIQSVLEALRDYYSEQRPRYLSFLGEDAGRLMPDIQEAQQLRELVKLAQVHVHSWGLDGLSFVGLQFGCTWDREHGFGVQMHGDRIVEIGSADASFAWAPDEADDFA; this is encoded by the coding sequence ATGAGTTCCGATCCTGATCGCCTCGATCAGCCGCCCTTTCCTCCTCTGAAATGGGACGATTGTGATTGGTGGGACGGAGAAATCGATCTGGCGTTTGGAGCGTCTGCCGGTCTGACGGTGACTCCTTATGATCCTTCCGTTTCAAGGTTGCCATCCTCAGCGCAAGCGGCTGCGCTTGAATTCCAGATCAAAAATGGCGACCGGGTGATTCAGTCGGTCTTGGAAGCACTTCGCGATTACTACAGTGAACAGAGACCTCGCTATTTAAGTTTTCTCGGTGAGGATGCGGGTCGTTTAATGCCCGATATCCAAGAGGCTCAGCAGCTTCGTGAGTTGGTTAAACTTGCTCAAGTGCACGTCCACTCTTGGGGACTTGATGGTCTTTCCTTCGTTGGCTTGCAATTCGGGTGCACCTGGGATCGCGAGCATGGCTTCGGAGTGCAAATGCACGGAGACCGCATTGTCGAAATCGGGTCTGCCGATGCTTCTTTCGCATGGGCGCCGGACGAAGCCGACGACTTCGCGTAA